A region from the Arvicola amphibius chromosome 12, mArvAmp1.2, whole genome shotgun sequence genome encodes:
- the LOC119827924 gene encoding intelectin-1a-like produces the protein MTMTQLGFLLFIIVATRGCTAVKENLDANSQANPVSSPLFRSCKEIKQNITGAQDGLYFLRTKNGVIYQTFCDMTTAGGGWTLVASVHENNMGGKCTVGDRWSSQQGNRADYPEGDGNWANYNTFGTAEGATSDDYKNPGYFDIQAGNLGIWHVPNNSPLENWRNSSLLRYRTFTGFLPYMGHNLFGLYQMYPVKYGVGKCWNDNGPSLPVLYDFGDAQKTASYYSPNGQREFIAGFIQFRVFNNERAANALCAGMRVTGCNTEIHCIGGGGFFPEGNPRQCGDFSAFDWSGYGTHTASSNSRAITEAAVLLFYR, from the exons ATGACCATGACCCAACTCGGCTTCCTGCTGTTTATCATCGTGGCCACCAGAGGGTGCACTGCCG TTAAAGAGAACCTGGACGCCAACAGCCAAGCCAATCCTGTGTCTTCCCCTCTGTTCAGAAGCTGCAAGGAAATCAAGCAAAATATCACTGGGGCACAAG ATGGCCTCTATTTCCTCCGCACGAAGAATGGTGTCATCTACCAGACCTTCTGTGACATGACCACTGCTGGTGGTGGGTGGACCCTGGTGGCCAGTGTGCACGAGAACAACATGGGTGGGAAGTGCACGGTGGGCGATCGCTGGTCCAGTCAGCAAGGCAACAGAGCAGACTACCCAGAGGGGGATGGCAACTGGGCCAACTACAACACCTTTGGGACTGCAGAGGGGGCCACAAGTGATGACTACAAG AACCCTGGCTACTTCGACATCCAGGCTGGGAACCTGGGGATCTGGCATGTGCCCAACAATAGCCCCCTGGAAAATTGGAGAAACAGCTCCTTGCTGAGGTACCGCACCTTCACTGGCTTCCTGCCATACATGGGCCATAATTTGTTTGGCCTGTACCAG atgTACCCTGTGAAATATGGAGTAGGGAAGTGTTGGAATGACAATGGTCCATCGTTACCTGTGCTCTATGACTTTGGTGATGCTCAGAAGACAGCCTCTTATTACTCTCCCAATGGCCAGA gggaATTCATTGCAGGATTTATTCAGTTCAGAGTGTTCAATAATGAGAGAGCAGCCAATGCCTTGTGTGCTGGCATGAGGGTCACTGGATGTAATACTGAAATT CACTGCATTGGTGGAGGAGGATTCTTCCCAGAAGGTAACCCTCGGCAGTGTGGAGACTTCTCTGCATTTGATTGGAGTGGATACGGAACTCACACAGCGAGCAGCAATAGCCGTGCGATAACTGAAGCAGCTGTGCTTCTGTTCTACCGTTGA